A genomic window from Vanessa tameamea isolate UH-Manoa-2023 chromosome 7, ilVanTame1 primary haplotype, whole genome shotgun sequence includes:
- the LOC113395689 gene encoding cytoplasmic dynein 1 intermediate chain isoform X15, producing the protein MSSMSDRKAELERKKAKLQALREEKDRRRREKEQKDAEEALQRASTASSLDSRRDLDEMLSSLGVAPVKDVLSSLSSMTSLTPPQTASPDASLPHTDKSSLPPHGGLKKPPQLQVVSVQSTDIPPKEIVTYAKQTQTTASGVTELRDAHATDYYVLTFDGDGARQGDDEEAAFHGKLPPGILPHGLPTVKEVQPAVTAAPQEKKEEEKEKKVRELSNDEKQTIMLSAEFQKFISRAGRVIERALAESVDIYTDYAGGGDGESAQDDRCDARLALVRTFADERWSRGRCVTCVDWSAAHPELMLASYHNSDDAPHDPDGVCLVWNTKFKKTTPEDIFHCQSPVMSATFARFHPNLILGGTYSGQIVLWDNRVQKRTPIQRTPLSSLAHTHPVYCLSVVGSQNAHNLISVSTDGRMCSWSLDMLSQPQETLELQHRQSKAVAVTCMDFPHADVNNFVLGSEDGNIYTGCRHGQRAGVSDSVEAHAGAVTAVSCHAAPAALDLAHLYLSASVDWSVKLWSTKENKALYSFEDSGDYVADVRWSPAHPALFAAVDAGGRLDLWNLNRDTEVPIASVTSEGGAAFNRVSWSPSGQHVTAGDDAGKIWVYELAESVAQPRHDEWSKFVYTLQELRNNQADEETDRLSLASGPPSLTSLTSMASNPLR; encoded by the exons ATGTCCAGTATGTCAGACCGTAAAGCAGAGTTGGAGCGTAAAAAGGCTAAGCTTCAAGCTCTTCGTGAAGAGAAAGACCGTCGCCGCAGAGAAAAGGAACAAAAAGATGCTGAAGAAGCTTtg CAACGTGCATCAACGGCATCAAGCCTGGACAGTCGCCGAGATCTGGATGAGATGTTATCATCGCTGGGAGTAGCACCAGTCAAAGATGTACTCTCATCTTTGTCGTCAATGACGTCACTTACTCCGCCACAGACTGCATCACCAGATGCCAGCCTTCCACACACAGACAAATCTAGCCTGCCTCCACATGG AGGTTTAAAGAAGCCACCACAGTTGCAAGTTGTCTCTGTACAATCAACAGACATTCCTCCGAAAGAAATTGTCACGTATGCGAAGCAAACGCAGACCACCGCTTCAGGCGTTACAGAGTTGCGTGATG CGCACGCAACTGACTACTACG TGCTTACATTCGACGGGGACGGCGCTCGACAAGGTGACGACGAGGAAGCTGCCTTCCATGGAAAACTCCCGCCGGGTATCCTGCCCCACGGACTGCCCACCGTCAAGGAGGTGCAGCCCGCCGTCACCGCCGCGCCGCAGGAGAAGAAGGAGGAGGAGAAGGAGAAGAAGG TGCGCGAGCTGAGCAACGACGAGAAGCAGACGATAATGCTGTCGGCGGAGTTCCAGAAGTTCATCAGCCGCGCGGGGCGCGTGATCGAGCGCGCGCTGGCCGAGAGCGTGGACATCTACACGGACTACGCGGGCGGCGGCGACGGCGAGAGCGCGCAGGACGACCGCTGCGACGCGCGCCTGGCGCTCGTGCGCACCTTCGCCGACGAGCGCTGGTCGCGCGGCCGCTGCGTCACCTGCGTGGACTGGTCGGCCGCGCACCCCGAGCTCATGCTGGCCTCCTACCACAACAGCGACGACGCGCCGCACGACCCCGACGGCGTGTGCCTCGTGTGGAACACCAAGTTCAAGAAGACCACGCCCGAGGACATCTTCCACTGCCAGTCGCCCGTCATGAGCGCCACCTTCGCGAG ATTCCATCCGAATCTGATCCTGGGCGGCACGTACTCGGGGCAGATCGTGCTGTGGGACAACCGCGTGCAGAAGCGAACGCCCATCCAGCGCACGCCGCTCTCGTCGCTCGCGCACACC CACCCAGTCTACTGTCTATCCGTGGTAGGCAGTCAGAACGCTCACAACCTGATCTCGGTGTCGACGGACGGTCGCATGTGCTCGTGGTCGCTGGACATGCTGTCGCAGCCGCAGGAGACGCTGGAGCTGCAACACCGCCAGAGCAAGGCCGTGGCCGTCACGTGCATGGACTTCCCGCACGCCGACGTCAACAACTTCGTGCTGGGCAGCGAGGACGGAAACATCTACACCG GCTGCCGCCACGGGCAGCGCGCCGGCGTGTCGGACAGCGTGGAGGCGCACGCGGGCGCCGTGACGGCCGTGTCGTGCcacgccgcgcccgccgcgctcgACCTGGCGCACCTCTACCTGTCCGCCTCCGTCGACTGGAGCGTCAAGCTCTGGAGCACCAAG GAGAACAAGGCGCTGTACTCGTTCGAGGACAGCGGCGACTACGTGGCCGACGTGCGCTGGTCCCCCGCGCACCCCGCGCTCTTCGCCGCCGTGGACGCCGGCGGCCGCCTCGACCTGTGGAACCTCAACCGCGACACCGAG GTGCCGATCGCGTCGGTGACGTCGGAGGGCGGAGCCGCCTTTAACCGCGTCTCGTGGAGCCCGAGCGGCCAGCACGTCACCGCCGGGGACGACGCCGGCAAGATATGGGTCTACGAGCTGGCAGAG AGCGTAGCGCAGCCGCGCCACGACGAGTGGAGCAAGTTCGTGTACACGCTGCAGGAGCTGCGCAACAACCAGGCGGACGAGGAGACGGACCGGCTCAGCCTCGCCAGCGGGCCGCCCTCGCTCACCAGCCTCACGTCCATGGCCAGCAACCCGCTCAG ATAA
- the LOC113395689 gene encoding cytoplasmic dynein 1 intermediate chain isoform X5 yields the protein MSSMSDRKAELERKKAKLQALREEKDRRRREKEQKDAEEALQRASTASSLDSRRDLDEMLSSLGVAPVKDVLSSLSSMTSLTPPQTASPDASLPHTDKSSLPPHGGLKKPPQLQVVSVQSTDIPPKEIVTYAKQTQTTASGVTELRDGCSSNASPLAGYMEDWWRPRKAHATDYYVLTFDGDGARQGDDEEAAFHGKLPPGILPHGLPTVKEVQPAVTAAPQEKKEEEKEKKVRELSNDEKQTIMLSAEFQKFISRAGRVIERALAESVDIYTDYAGGGDGESAQDDRCDARLALVRTFADERWSRGRCVTCVDWSAAHPELMLASYHNSDDAPHDPDGVCLVWNTKFKKTTPEDIFHCQSPVMSATFARFHPNLILGGTYSGQIVLWDNRVQKRTPIQRTPLSSLAHTHPVYCLSVVGSQNAHNLISVSTDGRMCSWSLDMLSQPQETLELQHRQSKAVAVTCMDFPHADVNNFVLGSEDGNIYTGCRHGQRAGVSDSVEAHAGAVTAVSCHAAPAALDLAHLYLSASVDWSVKLWSTKENKALYSFEDSGDYVADVRWSPAHPALFAAVDAGGRLDLWNLNRDTEVPIASVTSEGGAAFNRVSWSPSGQHVTAGDDAGKIWVYELAESVAQPRHDEWSKFVYTLQELRNNQADEETDRLSLASGPPSLTSLTSMASNPLR from the exons ATGTCCAGTATGTCAGACCGTAAAGCAGAGTTGGAGCGTAAAAAGGCTAAGCTTCAAGCTCTTCGTGAAGAGAAAGACCGTCGCCGCAGAGAAAAGGAACAAAAAGATGCTGAAGAAGCTTtg CAACGTGCATCAACGGCATCAAGCCTGGACAGTCGCCGAGATCTGGATGAGATGTTATCATCGCTGGGAGTAGCACCAGTCAAAGATGTACTCTCATCTTTGTCGTCAATGACGTCACTTACTCCGCCACAGACTGCATCACCAGATGCCAGCCTTCCACACACAGACAAATCTAGCCTGCCTCCACATGG AGGTTTAAAGAAGCCACCACAGTTGCAAGTTGTCTCTGTACAATCAACAGACATTCCTCCGAAAGAAATTGTCACGTATGCGAAGCAAACGCAGACCACCGCTTCAGGCGTTACAGAGTTGCGTGATG GCTGCTCTTCCAATGCATCACCGCTTGCAGGATACATGGAGGACTGGTGGCGGCCACGGAAAG CGCACGCAACTGACTACTACG TGCTTACATTCGACGGGGACGGCGCTCGACAAGGTGACGACGAGGAAGCTGCCTTCCATGGAAAACTCCCGCCGGGTATCCTGCCCCACGGACTGCCCACCGTCAAGGAGGTGCAGCCCGCCGTCACCGCCGCGCCGCAGGAGAAGAAGGAGGAGGAGAAGGAGAAGAAGG TGCGCGAGCTGAGCAACGACGAGAAGCAGACGATAATGCTGTCGGCGGAGTTCCAGAAGTTCATCAGCCGCGCGGGGCGCGTGATCGAGCGCGCGCTGGCCGAGAGCGTGGACATCTACACGGACTACGCGGGCGGCGGCGACGGCGAGAGCGCGCAGGACGACCGCTGCGACGCGCGCCTGGCGCTCGTGCGCACCTTCGCCGACGAGCGCTGGTCGCGCGGCCGCTGCGTCACCTGCGTGGACTGGTCGGCCGCGCACCCCGAGCTCATGCTGGCCTCCTACCACAACAGCGACGACGCGCCGCACGACCCCGACGGCGTGTGCCTCGTGTGGAACACCAAGTTCAAGAAGACCACGCCCGAGGACATCTTCCACTGCCAGTCGCCCGTCATGAGCGCCACCTTCGCGAG ATTCCATCCGAATCTGATCCTGGGCGGCACGTACTCGGGGCAGATCGTGCTGTGGGACAACCGCGTGCAGAAGCGAACGCCCATCCAGCGCACGCCGCTCTCGTCGCTCGCGCACACC CACCCAGTCTACTGTCTATCCGTGGTAGGCAGTCAGAACGCTCACAACCTGATCTCGGTGTCGACGGACGGTCGCATGTGCTCGTGGTCGCTGGACATGCTGTCGCAGCCGCAGGAGACGCTGGAGCTGCAACACCGCCAGAGCAAGGCCGTGGCCGTCACGTGCATGGACTTCCCGCACGCCGACGTCAACAACTTCGTGCTGGGCAGCGAGGACGGAAACATCTACACCG GCTGCCGCCACGGGCAGCGCGCCGGCGTGTCGGACAGCGTGGAGGCGCACGCGGGCGCCGTGACGGCCGTGTCGTGCcacgccgcgcccgccgcgctcgACCTGGCGCACCTCTACCTGTCCGCCTCCGTCGACTGGAGCGTCAAGCTCTGGAGCACCAAG GAGAACAAGGCGCTGTACTCGTTCGAGGACAGCGGCGACTACGTGGCCGACGTGCGCTGGTCCCCCGCGCACCCCGCGCTCTTCGCCGCCGTGGACGCCGGCGGCCGCCTCGACCTGTGGAACCTCAACCGCGACACCGAG GTGCCGATCGCGTCGGTGACGTCGGAGGGCGGAGCCGCCTTTAACCGCGTCTCGTGGAGCCCGAGCGGCCAGCACGTCACCGCCGGGGACGACGCCGGCAAGATATGGGTCTACGAGCTGGCAGAG AGCGTAGCGCAGCCGCGCCACGACGAGTGGAGCAAGTTCGTGTACACGCTGCAGGAGCTGCGCAACAACCAGGCGGACGAGGAGACGGACCGGCTCAGCCTCGCCAGCGGGCCGCCCTCGCTCACCAGCCTCACGTCCATGGCCAGCAACCCGCTCAG ATAA
- the LOC113395689 gene encoding cytoplasmic dynein 1 intermediate chain isoform X2 produces MSSMSDRKAELERKKAKLQALREEKDRRRREKEQKDAEEALQRASTASSLDSRRDLDEMLSSLGVAPVKDVLSSLSSMTSLTPPQTASPDASLPHTDKSSLPPHGGLKKPPQLQVVSVQSTDIPPKEIVTYAKQTQTTASGVTELRDGCSSNASPLAGYMEDWWRPRKDEYNLNPGLEWEDEFTVLTFDGDGARQGDDEEAAFHGKLPPGILPHGLPTVKEVQPAVTAAPQEKKEEEKEKKVRELSNDEKQTIMLSAEFQKFISRAGRVIERALAESVDIYTDYAGGGDGESAQDDRCDARLALVRTFADERWSRGRCVTCVDWSAAHPELMLASYHNSDDAPHDPDGVCLVWNTKFKKTTPEDIFHCQSPVMSATFARFHPNLILGGTYSGQIVLWDNRVQKRTPIQRTPLSSLAHTHPVYCLSVVGSQNAHNLISVSTDGRMCSWSLDMLSQPQETLELQHRQSKAVAVTCMDFPHADVNNFVLGSEDGNIYTGCRHGQRAGVSDSVEAHAGAVTAVSCHAAPAALDLAHLYLSASVDWSVKLWSTKENKALYSFEDSGDYVADVRWSPAHPALFAAVDAGGRLDLWNLNRDTEVPIASVTSEGGAAFNRVSWSPSGQHVTAGDDAGKIWVYELAESVAQPRHDEWSKFVYTLQELRNNQADEETDRLSLASGPPSLTSLTSMASNPLR; encoded by the exons ATGTCCAGTATGTCAGACCGTAAAGCAGAGTTGGAGCGTAAAAAGGCTAAGCTTCAAGCTCTTCGTGAAGAGAAAGACCGTCGCCGCAGAGAAAAGGAACAAAAAGATGCTGAAGAAGCTTtg CAACGTGCATCAACGGCATCAAGCCTGGACAGTCGCCGAGATCTGGATGAGATGTTATCATCGCTGGGAGTAGCACCAGTCAAAGATGTACTCTCATCTTTGTCGTCAATGACGTCACTTACTCCGCCACAGACTGCATCACCAGATGCCAGCCTTCCACACACAGACAAATCTAGCCTGCCTCCACATGG AGGTTTAAAGAAGCCACCACAGTTGCAAGTTGTCTCTGTACAATCAACAGACATTCCTCCGAAAGAAATTGTCACGTATGCGAAGCAAACGCAGACCACCGCTTCAGGCGTTACAGAGTTGCGTGATG GCTGCTCTTCCAATGCATCACCGCTTGCAGGATACATGGAGGACTGGTGGCGGCCACGGAAAG ACGAGTACAATCTAAACCCGGGTTTAGAGTGGGAGGACGAGTTCACAG TGCTTACATTCGACGGGGACGGCGCTCGACAAGGTGACGACGAGGAAGCTGCCTTCCATGGAAAACTCCCGCCGGGTATCCTGCCCCACGGACTGCCCACCGTCAAGGAGGTGCAGCCCGCCGTCACCGCCGCGCCGCAGGAGAAGAAGGAGGAGGAGAAGGAGAAGAAGG TGCGCGAGCTGAGCAACGACGAGAAGCAGACGATAATGCTGTCGGCGGAGTTCCAGAAGTTCATCAGCCGCGCGGGGCGCGTGATCGAGCGCGCGCTGGCCGAGAGCGTGGACATCTACACGGACTACGCGGGCGGCGGCGACGGCGAGAGCGCGCAGGACGACCGCTGCGACGCGCGCCTGGCGCTCGTGCGCACCTTCGCCGACGAGCGCTGGTCGCGCGGCCGCTGCGTCACCTGCGTGGACTGGTCGGCCGCGCACCCCGAGCTCATGCTGGCCTCCTACCACAACAGCGACGACGCGCCGCACGACCCCGACGGCGTGTGCCTCGTGTGGAACACCAAGTTCAAGAAGACCACGCCCGAGGACATCTTCCACTGCCAGTCGCCCGTCATGAGCGCCACCTTCGCGAG ATTCCATCCGAATCTGATCCTGGGCGGCACGTACTCGGGGCAGATCGTGCTGTGGGACAACCGCGTGCAGAAGCGAACGCCCATCCAGCGCACGCCGCTCTCGTCGCTCGCGCACACC CACCCAGTCTACTGTCTATCCGTGGTAGGCAGTCAGAACGCTCACAACCTGATCTCGGTGTCGACGGACGGTCGCATGTGCTCGTGGTCGCTGGACATGCTGTCGCAGCCGCAGGAGACGCTGGAGCTGCAACACCGCCAGAGCAAGGCCGTGGCCGTCACGTGCATGGACTTCCCGCACGCCGACGTCAACAACTTCGTGCTGGGCAGCGAGGACGGAAACATCTACACCG GCTGCCGCCACGGGCAGCGCGCCGGCGTGTCGGACAGCGTGGAGGCGCACGCGGGCGCCGTGACGGCCGTGTCGTGCcacgccgcgcccgccgcgctcgACCTGGCGCACCTCTACCTGTCCGCCTCCGTCGACTGGAGCGTCAAGCTCTGGAGCACCAAG GAGAACAAGGCGCTGTACTCGTTCGAGGACAGCGGCGACTACGTGGCCGACGTGCGCTGGTCCCCCGCGCACCCCGCGCTCTTCGCCGCCGTGGACGCCGGCGGCCGCCTCGACCTGTGGAACCTCAACCGCGACACCGAG GTGCCGATCGCGTCGGTGACGTCGGAGGGCGGAGCCGCCTTTAACCGCGTCTCGTGGAGCCCGAGCGGCCAGCACGTCACCGCCGGGGACGACGCCGGCAAGATATGGGTCTACGAGCTGGCAGAG AGCGTAGCGCAGCCGCGCCACGACGAGTGGAGCAAGTTCGTGTACACGCTGCAGGAGCTGCGCAACAACCAGGCGGACGAGGAGACGGACCGGCTCAGCCTCGCCAGCGGGCCGCCCTCGCTCACCAGCCTCACGTCCATGGCCAGCAACCCGCTCAG ATAA
- the LOC113395689 gene encoding cytoplasmic dynein 1 intermediate chain isoform X10 → MSSMSDRKAELERKKAKLQALREEKDRRRREKEQKDAEEALQRASTASSLDSRRDLDEMLSSLGVAPVKDVLSSLSSMTSLTPPQTASPDASLPHTDKSSLPPHGGLKKPPQLQVVSVQSTDIPPKEIVTYAKQTQTTASGVTELRDGYMEDWWRPRKAHATDYYVLTFDGDGARQGDDEEAAFHGKLPPGILPHGLPTVKEVQPAVTAAPQEKKEEEKEKKVRELSNDEKQTIMLSAEFQKFISRAGRVIERALAESVDIYTDYAGGGDGESAQDDRCDARLALVRTFADERWSRGRCVTCVDWSAAHPELMLASYHNSDDAPHDPDGVCLVWNTKFKKTTPEDIFHCQSPVMSATFARFHPNLILGGTYSGQIVLWDNRVQKRTPIQRTPLSSLAHTHPVYCLSVVGSQNAHNLISVSTDGRMCSWSLDMLSQPQETLELQHRQSKAVAVTCMDFPHADVNNFVLGSEDGNIYTGCRHGQRAGVSDSVEAHAGAVTAVSCHAAPAALDLAHLYLSASVDWSVKLWSTKENKALYSFEDSGDYVADVRWSPAHPALFAAVDAGGRLDLWNLNRDTEVPIASVTSEGGAAFNRVSWSPSGQHVTAGDDAGKIWVYELAESVAQPRHDEWSKFVYTLQELRNNQADEETDRLSLASGPPSLTSLTSMASNPLR, encoded by the exons ATGTCCAGTATGTCAGACCGTAAAGCAGAGTTGGAGCGTAAAAAGGCTAAGCTTCAAGCTCTTCGTGAAGAGAAAGACCGTCGCCGCAGAGAAAAGGAACAAAAAGATGCTGAAGAAGCTTtg CAACGTGCATCAACGGCATCAAGCCTGGACAGTCGCCGAGATCTGGATGAGATGTTATCATCGCTGGGAGTAGCACCAGTCAAAGATGTACTCTCATCTTTGTCGTCAATGACGTCACTTACTCCGCCACAGACTGCATCACCAGATGCCAGCCTTCCACACACAGACAAATCTAGCCTGCCTCCACATGG AGGTTTAAAGAAGCCACCACAGTTGCAAGTTGTCTCTGTACAATCAACAGACATTCCTCCGAAAGAAATTGTCACGTATGCGAAGCAAACGCAGACCACCGCTTCAGGCGTTACAGAGTTGCGTGATG GATACATGGAGGACTGGTGGCGGCCACGGAAAG CGCACGCAACTGACTACTACG TGCTTACATTCGACGGGGACGGCGCTCGACAAGGTGACGACGAGGAAGCTGCCTTCCATGGAAAACTCCCGCCGGGTATCCTGCCCCACGGACTGCCCACCGTCAAGGAGGTGCAGCCCGCCGTCACCGCCGCGCCGCAGGAGAAGAAGGAGGAGGAGAAGGAGAAGAAGG TGCGCGAGCTGAGCAACGACGAGAAGCAGACGATAATGCTGTCGGCGGAGTTCCAGAAGTTCATCAGCCGCGCGGGGCGCGTGATCGAGCGCGCGCTGGCCGAGAGCGTGGACATCTACACGGACTACGCGGGCGGCGGCGACGGCGAGAGCGCGCAGGACGACCGCTGCGACGCGCGCCTGGCGCTCGTGCGCACCTTCGCCGACGAGCGCTGGTCGCGCGGCCGCTGCGTCACCTGCGTGGACTGGTCGGCCGCGCACCCCGAGCTCATGCTGGCCTCCTACCACAACAGCGACGACGCGCCGCACGACCCCGACGGCGTGTGCCTCGTGTGGAACACCAAGTTCAAGAAGACCACGCCCGAGGACATCTTCCACTGCCAGTCGCCCGTCATGAGCGCCACCTTCGCGAG ATTCCATCCGAATCTGATCCTGGGCGGCACGTACTCGGGGCAGATCGTGCTGTGGGACAACCGCGTGCAGAAGCGAACGCCCATCCAGCGCACGCCGCTCTCGTCGCTCGCGCACACC CACCCAGTCTACTGTCTATCCGTGGTAGGCAGTCAGAACGCTCACAACCTGATCTCGGTGTCGACGGACGGTCGCATGTGCTCGTGGTCGCTGGACATGCTGTCGCAGCCGCAGGAGACGCTGGAGCTGCAACACCGCCAGAGCAAGGCCGTGGCCGTCACGTGCATGGACTTCCCGCACGCCGACGTCAACAACTTCGTGCTGGGCAGCGAGGACGGAAACATCTACACCG GCTGCCGCCACGGGCAGCGCGCCGGCGTGTCGGACAGCGTGGAGGCGCACGCGGGCGCCGTGACGGCCGTGTCGTGCcacgccgcgcccgccgcgctcgACCTGGCGCACCTCTACCTGTCCGCCTCCGTCGACTGGAGCGTCAAGCTCTGGAGCACCAAG GAGAACAAGGCGCTGTACTCGTTCGAGGACAGCGGCGACTACGTGGCCGACGTGCGCTGGTCCCCCGCGCACCCCGCGCTCTTCGCCGCCGTGGACGCCGGCGGCCGCCTCGACCTGTGGAACCTCAACCGCGACACCGAG GTGCCGATCGCGTCGGTGACGTCGGAGGGCGGAGCCGCCTTTAACCGCGTCTCGTGGAGCCCGAGCGGCCAGCACGTCACCGCCGGGGACGACGCCGGCAAGATATGGGTCTACGAGCTGGCAGAG AGCGTAGCGCAGCCGCGCCACGACGAGTGGAGCAAGTTCGTGTACACGCTGCAGGAGCTGCGCAACAACCAGGCGGACGAGGAGACGGACCGGCTCAGCCTCGCCAGCGGGCCGCCCTCGCTCACCAGCCTCACGTCCATGGCCAGCAACCCGCTCAG ATAA
- the LOC113395689 gene encoding cytoplasmic dynein 1 intermediate chain isoform X16, with translation MSSMSDRKAELERKKAKLQALREEKDRRRREKEQKDAEEALQRASTASSLDSRRDLDEMLSSLGVAPVKDVLSSLSSMTSLTPPQTASPDASLPHTDKSSLPPHGGLKKPPQLQVVSVQSTDIPPKEIVTYAKQTQTTASGVTELRDGYMEDWWRPRKAHATDYYGDDEEAAFHGKLPPGILPHGLPTVKEVQPAVTAAPQEKKEEEKEKKVRELSNDEKQTIMLSAEFQKFISRAGRVIERALAESVDIYTDYAGGGDGESAQDDRCDARLALVRTFADERWSRGRCVTCVDWSAAHPELMLASYHNSDDAPHDPDGVCLVWNTKFKKTTPEDIFHCQSPVMSATFARFHPNLILGGTYSGQIVLWDNRVQKRTPIQRTPLSSLAHTHPVYCLSVVGSQNAHNLISVSTDGRMCSWSLDMLSQPQETLELQHRQSKAVAVTCMDFPHADVNNFVLGSEDGNIYTGCRHGQRAGVSDSVEAHAGAVTAVSCHAAPAALDLAHLYLSASVDWSVKLWSTKENKALYSFEDSGDYVADVRWSPAHPALFAAVDAGGRLDLWNLNRDTEVPIASVTSEGGAAFNRVSWSPSGQHVTAGDDAGKIWVYELAESVAQPRHDEWSKFVYTLQELRNNQADEETDRLSLASGPPSLTSLTSMASNPLR, from the exons ATGTCCAGTATGTCAGACCGTAAAGCAGAGTTGGAGCGTAAAAAGGCTAAGCTTCAAGCTCTTCGTGAAGAGAAAGACCGTCGCCGCAGAGAAAAGGAACAAAAAGATGCTGAAGAAGCTTtg CAACGTGCATCAACGGCATCAAGCCTGGACAGTCGCCGAGATCTGGATGAGATGTTATCATCGCTGGGAGTAGCACCAGTCAAAGATGTACTCTCATCTTTGTCGTCAATGACGTCACTTACTCCGCCACAGACTGCATCACCAGATGCCAGCCTTCCACACACAGACAAATCTAGCCTGCCTCCACATGG AGGTTTAAAGAAGCCACCACAGTTGCAAGTTGTCTCTGTACAATCAACAGACATTCCTCCGAAAGAAATTGTCACGTATGCGAAGCAAACGCAGACCACCGCTTCAGGCGTTACAGAGTTGCGTGATG GATACATGGAGGACTGGTGGCGGCCACGGAAAG CGCACGCAACTGACTACTACG GTGACGACGAGGAAGCTGCCTTCCATGGAAAACTCCCGCCGGGTATCCTGCCCCACGGACTGCCCACCGTCAAGGAGGTGCAGCCCGCCGTCACCGCCGCGCCGCAGGAGAAGAAGGAGGAGGAGAAGGAGAAGAAGG TGCGCGAGCTGAGCAACGACGAGAAGCAGACGATAATGCTGTCGGCGGAGTTCCAGAAGTTCATCAGCCGCGCGGGGCGCGTGATCGAGCGCGCGCTGGCCGAGAGCGTGGACATCTACACGGACTACGCGGGCGGCGGCGACGGCGAGAGCGCGCAGGACGACCGCTGCGACGCGCGCCTGGCGCTCGTGCGCACCTTCGCCGACGAGCGCTGGTCGCGCGGCCGCTGCGTCACCTGCGTGGACTGGTCGGCCGCGCACCCCGAGCTCATGCTGGCCTCCTACCACAACAGCGACGACGCGCCGCACGACCCCGACGGCGTGTGCCTCGTGTGGAACACCAAGTTCAAGAAGACCACGCCCGAGGACATCTTCCACTGCCAGTCGCCCGTCATGAGCGCCACCTTCGCGAG ATTCCATCCGAATCTGATCCTGGGCGGCACGTACTCGGGGCAGATCGTGCTGTGGGACAACCGCGTGCAGAAGCGAACGCCCATCCAGCGCACGCCGCTCTCGTCGCTCGCGCACACC CACCCAGTCTACTGTCTATCCGTGGTAGGCAGTCAGAACGCTCACAACCTGATCTCGGTGTCGACGGACGGTCGCATGTGCTCGTGGTCGCTGGACATGCTGTCGCAGCCGCAGGAGACGCTGGAGCTGCAACACCGCCAGAGCAAGGCCGTGGCCGTCACGTGCATGGACTTCCCGCACGCCGACGTCAACAACTTCGTGCTGGGCAGCGAGGACGGAAACATCTACACCG GCTGCCGCCACGGGCAGCGCGCCGGCGTGTCGGACAGCGTGGAGGCGCACGCGGGCGCCGTGACGGCCGTGTCGTGCcacgccgcgcccgccgcgctcgACCTGGCGCACCTCTACCTGTCCGCCTCCGTCGACTGGAGCGTCAAGCTCTGGAGCACCAAG GAGAACAAGGCGCTGTACTCGTTCGAGGACAGCGGCGACTACGTGGCCGACGTGCGCTGGTCCCCCGCGCACCCCGCGCTCTTCGCCGCCGTGGACGCCGGCGGCCGCCTCGACCTGTGGAACCTCAACCGCGACACCGAG GTGCCGATCGCGTCGGTGACGTCGGAGGGCGGAGCCGCCTTTAACCGCGTCTCGTGGAGCCCGAGCGGCCAGCACGTCACCGCCGGGGACGACGCCGGCAAGATATGGGTCTACGAGCTGGCAGAG AGCGTAGCGCAGCCGCGCCACGACGAGTGGAGCAAGTTCGTGTACACGCTGCAGGAGCTGCGCAACAACCAGGCGGACGAGGAGACGGACCGGCTCAGCCTCGCCAGCGGGCCGCCCTCGCTCACCAGCCTCACGTCCATGGCCAGCAACCCGCTCAG ATAA